The Dendropsophus ebraccatus isolate aDenEbr1 chromosome 3, aDenEbr1.pat, whole genome shotgun sequence genome includes a region encoding these proteins:
- the MOB3B gene encoding MOB kinase activator 3B, translated as MSIGLKQVFNKDKTFRPKRKFDPGTQRFELHKRAQASLSSGVDLKATVQLPSGEDLNDWVAVHVVDFFNRINLIYGTICDFCTERTCPVMSGGPKYEYRWQDDLKYKKPTALPAPQYMNLLMDWIEVQINNEDIFPTSVGVPFPKNFLQICKKILCRLFRVFVHVYIHHFDRIIIMGAEAHVNTCYKHFYYFVTELNLIDRKELEPLKEMTARMCQ; from the exons ATGTCTATAGGATTAAAGCAAGTATTTAACAAAGACAAGACTTTCAGACCGAAAAGAAAATTTGATCCTGGCACACAGAGGTTTGAATTACATAAACGTGCACAAGCATCTTTAAGTTCTGGAGTTGACTTGAAAGCCACAGTTCAGCTGCCCAGCGGAGAAGACCTCAATGACTGGGTGGCTGTTCATGTGGTAGATTTTTTCAATAGGATTAATCTGATCTATGGTACCATATGTGACTTTTGCACTGAAAGGACATGTCCTGTTATGTCTGGAGGTCCCAAATATGAGTATAGATGGCAAGATGACCTGAAATACAAGAAGCCCACTGCCTTACCAGCACCTCAGTATATGAATCTACTCATGGATTGGATTGAAGTACAAATCAACAATGAAGATATATTCCCTACAAGTGTAG GAGTCCCTTTCCCAAAGAACTTTCTTCAGATCTGCAAGAAAATCCTGTGCAGACTGTTCCGTGTGTTTGTCCATGTGTATATACATCACTTTGACCGTATAATAATCATGGGAGCAGAAGCACATGTTAATACCTGCTACAAGCACTTTTACTACTTTGTTACAGAACTGAACCTCATAGATCGCAAGGAGCTAGAACCACTG